The following proteins are encoded in a genomic region of Shinella zoogloeoides:
- a CDS encoding helix-turn-helix domain-containing protein: MHQFIVSQRRSSRAVPPSAGPAPEVKGAGSGMEPGEGTRAARRTMAVREPPTVPAPVACRIVRRLVLEMTALAGDRPLWRRDSRRTTCHVRQIAMYVSHVVLRLSLSEIGMAFGRDRTTVGHACNVVEDRRDDAAFDAFVSAIERVVLSVFGPAGIGSHE; the protein is encoded by the coding sequence ATGCACCAGTTCATCGTTTCCCAGAGACGGTCGTCCCGAGCGGTTCCACCTTCCGCCGGCCCCGCGCCGGAAGTCAAGGGCGCCGGATCCGGCATGGAGCCGGGCGAGGGGACGCGTGCCGCCCGCCGGACGATGGCCGTGCGGGAGCCGCCGACGGTGCCGGCGCCCGTCGCCTGCCGCATCGTGCGCCGGCTCGTTCTGGAGATGACGGCCCTTGCGGGCGACCGGCCGCTCTGGCGCCGCGACAGCCGGCGCACCACCTGCCATGTGCGCCAGATCGCCATGTATGTCTCCCACGTCGTGCTGCGGCTTTCGCTCTCGGAGATCGGCATGGCCTTCGGCCGCGACCGCACCACGGTCGGCCATGCCTGCAACGTGGTGGAGGATCGCCGCGACGATGCCGCCTTCGACGCCTTCGTCTCGGCCATCGAGCGCGTCGTCCTTTCGGTGTTCGGCCCGGCGGGGATCGGCAGCCATGAGTGA
- a CDS encoding DUF2336 domain-containing protein, whose protein sequence is MADRFRELERPQAGRPKDIVLMATVSSFESLRFPSRSDLVQFGELFEQLYAASSDEARRQAVAALSRCPQVPQETALFIAHQPIGIAAIFLMGSKAITDGTLLDILRATGPDHARAIGRRDDLSPAVIEALVGTHQEHASRRTGEDRAEALREAARLEREEEIRAELRALVRAATPAAEAPVRLVPASEIHQALFVRFARSGDIGMIAVTLADALASSQWLSERILLDVSGRQLGETLLALGVAEADGLFVLRTIYPHLAEGGAETLIASLDPAEATRRVESWQRADRYTNGDGLPKAANGDDAPARGQAHRDAFPGPGRQSAAG, encoded by the coding sequence GTGGCGGACAGGTTTCGCGAACTGGAGAGACCGCAAGCCGGGCGGCCGAAGGACATCGTATTGATGGCCACGGTTTCCAGCTTCGAGAGCCTGCGTTTTCCGTCGCGGTCGGATCTCGTCCAGTTCGGCGAACTTTTCGAACAGCTCTATGCCGCTTCCAGCGATGAAGCACGCCGGCAGGCCGTCGCCGCCCTGTCGCGCTGCCCGCAGGTGCCGCAGGAAACCGCCCTGTTCATCGCGCATCAGCCGATCGGCATCGCGGCCATCTTCCTGATGGGCTCGAAGGCGATAACCGACGGCACGCTGCTCGACATCCTGCGCGCCACCGGCCCGGACCATGCCCGCGCCATCGGCCGGCGCGACGATCTTTCGCCCGCCGTCATCGAGGCGCTGGTCGGCACCCACCAGGAGCACGCCAGCCGCAGGACCGGCGAGGACCGCGCGGAGGCCCTTCGCGAGGCCGCGCGGCTGGAGCGGGAAGAGGAAATCCGTGCGGAATTGCGCGCGCTCGTGCGCGCGGCGACGCCCGCCGCCGAGGCGCCCGTCAGGCTGGTGCCGGCGAGCGAGATCCATCAGGCGCTGTTCGTGCGATTCGCGCGCTCGGGCGATATCGGCATGATCGCGGTGACGCTCGCCGATGCGCTCGCGTCCAGCCAGTGGCTTTCCGAACGCATCCTTCTCGATGTCTCGGGCCGGCAGCTCGGCGAAACGCTGCTGGCGCTCGGCGTGGCGGAGGCCGACGGCCTCTTCGTGTTGAGGACGATCTATCCGCATCTGGCCGAAGGCGGCGCCGAGACGCTCATCGCCTCGCTCGACCCCGCCGAGGCGACCCGCCGGGTCGAGAGCTGGCAGAGGGCGGACCGCTACACGAACGGCGACGGCCTGCCGAAGGCCGCCAATGGCGACGATGCCCCGGCCAGGGGGCAGGCGCATCGGGACGCATTCCCAGGACCGGGCCGGCAGAGCGCCGCCGGCTGA
- a CDS encoding peptidoglycan-binding domain-containing protein, whose product MNAHVRRQPERRPQGQARKGGSRGRSQPQRRPNMVIAGLSALGGLAARHPGVIGGVSAFVVVFSFVAANALWYQPGGHPSPFLKTRSADNSLGFTATRPEPHDQTTFVIERLEEGEALPEVTDVTPAERPFDEVASLIEKQPATAAGTQASAKDEADPVAAAILRAEADPGVTSAVARPAPSELVMQIQKGLSNIAYADIAVDGLIGEKTRTAIRHFEKHYRLPVTGEPNEHVLAKLKDIGAL is encoded by the coding sequence ATGAACGCGCACGTCAGAAGACAGCCTGAGCGGCGGCCCCAGGGCCAGGCCCGCAAGGGCGGGTCTCGCGGGCGCAGCCAGCCGCAGCGCCGGCCGAATATGGTGATCGCCGGGCTTTCCGCCCTCGGCGGGCTCGCCGCGCGCCATCCGGGCGTGATCGGCGGCGTCTCGGCCTTCGTCGTCGTCTTCTCCTTCGTGGCGGCCAATGCGCTCTGGTACCAGCCGGGCGGCCATCCGTCGCCGTTCCTGAAGACCCGCTCGGCCGACAATTCCCTCGGCTTCACCGCCACCCGGCCGGAGCCGCACGACCAGACGACCTTCGTCATCGAGCGACTGGAGGAGGGCGAGGCCCTGCCGGAAGTCACCGACGTCACCCCCGCCGAACGCCCCTTCGACGAGGTGGCGAGCCTCATCGAGAAGCAGCCCGCCACGGCGGCGGGCACGCAGGCGAGCGCCAAGGACGAGGCCGACCCGGTCGCCGCCGCCATCCTGCGCGCCGAGGCCGATCCCGGCGTCACCTCGGCGGTCGCAAGGCCCGCGCCGAGCGAACTGGTGATGCAGATCCAGAAGGGCCTCAGCAACATCGCCTATGCCGACATCGCCGTCGACGGCCTGATCGGCGAGAAGACGCGCACCGCGATCCGCCATTTCGAGAAGCATTACCGCCTTCCGGTTACCGGCGAGCCGAACGAGCACGTCCTCGCCAAGCTCAAGGACATCGGCGCGCTGTAG
- a CDS encoding SufE family protein, translating into MATLQEIIDDFAFLDEWEDRYRYVIELGKALPDLPEDQRTAANKVQGCASQVWLVSHSAGGADPVMTFEGDSDAHIVRGLVAIVLAIYSGRHASEIAALDAIDTFNTIGLVEHLSSQRANGLRSMVRRIREEAAMQVAA; encoded by the coding sequence ATGGCCACGCTGCAAGAGATCATCGACGACTTCGCCTTCCTCGACGAATGGGAGGACCGCTACCGCTATGTCATCGAGCTCGGCAAGGCGCTGCCGGACCTGCCGGAAGACCAGCGCACCGCGGCCAACAAGGTGCAGGGTTGCGCCAGCCAGGTCTGGCTCGTCAGCCACAGCGCGGGCGGCGCCGACCCGGTGATGACCTTCGAAGGCGATTCGGATGCCCATATCGTGCGCGGCCTCGTCGCCATCGTGCTCGCCATCTATTCCGGCAGGCATGCCTCCGAAATCGCCGCCCTCGACGCCATCGACACCTTCAACACGATCGGCCTCGTCGAACACCTCTCCTCCCAGCGCGCCAACGGCCTGCGCTCGATGGTGCGCCGCATCCGGGAAGAGGCGGCGATGCAGGTGGCGGCTTAG
- a CDS encoding DUF5330 domain-containing protein, translating into MWFLIKGTFWFSLVLVLLPFLDPESSDKLSKGPSVEIGDTFSAASEALNYVTGMCAEKPDVCQKGSETFVALGHRAREGARIAYQFLDTQFADEDVASAEPAKKEALNQPLPAVAKIDADDEVITGTIAVPTRRPDHKG; encoded by the coding sequence ATGTGGTTTCTGATCAAGGGAACGTTCTGGTTCTCACTGGTTCTGGTCCTGCTCCCCTTCCTGGACCCGGAATCCTCCGACAAGCTGAGCAAAGGGCCGAGCGTCGAGATCGGCGACACGTTCAGCGCCGCCAGCGAGGCGCTCAACTATGTGACCGGCATGTGCGCCGAAAAGCCGGATGTCTGCCAGAAGGGCAGCGAGACCTTCGTCGCCCTCGGCCACCGGGCCCGTGAAGGCGCCCGCATCGCCTACCAGTTCCTCGACACCCAGTTCGCCGACGAGGACGTCGCCTCTGCCGAGCCGGCAAAGAAGGAAGCGCTGAACCAGCCGCTTCCGGCCGTCGCGAAGATCGATGCCGACGACGAGGTCATCACCGGCACCATCGCCGTGCCGACCCGCCGTCCCGACCACAAGGGCTGA
- a CDS encoding DUF1491 family protein, translating into MRLRTDIFVSALMRRVFARGDFAAVEAKGAEEAGAVFVRQIFRDGTESLHAPAPQSFFDEDDSGRRLFETRLDRVEATAVTDAVARERRFDGDLWVVSIETDDLGDLIAFAGEEPKDDGFFRR; encoded by the coding sequence ATGCGCCTTCGCACCGATATCTTCGTCTCCGCCCTGATGCGCCGGGTCTTCGCCCGCGGCGATTTCGCCGCCGTGGAGGCCAAGGGCGCGGAGGAGGCGGGGGCGGTCTTCGTGCGGCAGATATTCCGCGACGGCACGGAAAGTCTCCACGCGCCCGCCCCGCAAAGTTTCTTCGACGAGGACGACAGTGGCCGGCGGCTCTTCGAAACGCGGCTGGATCGGGTGGAGGCGACCGCGGTCACCGACGCCGTGGCGCGCGAACGCCGCTTCGACGGCGATCTCTGGGTGGTCTCCATCGAGACGGACGATCTCGGCGATCTCATCGCGTTCGCCGGGGAGGAGCCGAAGGATGACGGGTTCTTCCGGCGATAG
- a CDS encoding MucR family transcriptional regulator, producing MTETTLGAGSNLLVELTADIVAAYVGNHVVPVSELPGLIADVHAALNNTTQPVATVEAPVAAEKPKPPVPVKKSVQNDYIICLEDGQKFKSLKRHLMTHYGMTPEEYREKWDLPADYPMVAPAYAEARSRLAKEMGLGQRRKAGK from the coding sequence ATGACAGAAACAACCCTTGGCGCCGGCTCCAATCTTCTCGTCGAGCTTACTGCCGATATCGTTGCGGCCTATGTCGGCAACCATGTCGTGCCGGTCTCGGAGCTGCCGGGCCTGATCGCCGACGTGCATGCGGCGCTCAACAACACCACGCAGCCCGTCGCCACCGTCGAGGCGCCCGTCGCCGCCGAGAAGCCGAAGCCGCCGGTGCCGGTGAAGAAGTCCGTGCAGAACGACTACATCATCTGCCTCGAGGACGGCCAGAAGTTCAAGTCGCTCAAGCGCCACCTGATGACCCATTACGGCATGACCCCGGAAGAATACCGCGAGAAGTGGGACCTGCCGGCCGATTACCCGATGGTCGCCCCCGCCTATGCCGAGGCCCGCTCGCGTCTCGCCAAGGAAATGGGCCTCGGCCAGCGCCGCAAGGCCGGCAAGTAA
- the mnhG gene encoding monovalent cation/H(+) antiporter subunit G, whose protein sequence is MTEMILALVVAVMLVAGGIFTFLAAVGLVRLPDVYTRMHAASKAGTVGSGLMLLAAGIHAFDIAILTRALAGFVFFVLTAPVAAHLVAKAAHGVGYRLARATVMDDMREAEKRNAKKR, encoded by the coding sequence ATGACGGAGATGATCCTGGCGCTCGTCGTCGCCGTCATGCTGGTGGCGGGCGGCATCTTCACCTTCCTCGCCGCCGTCGGCCTCGTGCGCCTGCCGGACGTCTATACGCGCATGCACGCGGCCTCCAAGGCCGGCACCGTGGGCTCGGGCCTGATGCTGCTTGCGGCGGGCATCCACGCCTTCGACATCGCGATCCTCACCCGGGCGCTCGCCGGCTTCGTCTTCTTCGTGCTGACGGCGCCGGTCGCCGCCCACCTCGTCGCCAAGGCCGCCCATGGCGTGGGCTATCGCCTCGCGCGCGCGACCGTGATGGACGATATGCGCGAGGCAGAGAAGCGCAACGCCAAGAAGCGTTGA
- a CDS encoding DUF6456 domain-containing protein: MSDATARKNAVDLAKLLRFLLAAGEARLEGEGTLAAAGGRAQSVSPAIFGEALSLGLVRRDGNLLAATPEARAHLRRRLCEAETPFAGQHRDIEEVVVLRDGVREKALANRLESPLAGLSRLKEKSGDAYLPESALAAGERLHADFTRGGLQPRMTMSWEPRIAGRQKGEAGASRDLTDTALAARLRVARAIEAMGPELSGVALDVCCFMKGLETVERERQWPARSAKLLLRASLMALARHYAPPAAGERRAHAWGTEGYRPELPR; encoded by the coding sequence ATGAGTGACGCGACCGCACGGAAGAATGCCGTCGACCTTGCAAAGCTCCTGCGCTTCCTGCTGGCGGCCGGCGAAGCGCGCCTCGAGGGCGAGGGCACGCTTGCCGCTGCCGGCGGCAGGGCGCAGTCCGTCTCCCCCGCGATCTTCGGGGAGGCCCTCAGCCTCGGCCTCGTCCGCCGCGACGGGAACCTGCTGGCGGCGACGCCGGAGGCGCGCGCGCATCTGCGCCGCCGGCTCTGCGAGGCGGAAACGCCCTTCGCCGGCCAGCACCGGGATATCGAGGAGGTCGTCGTGCTGCGTGACGGCGTGCGCGAAAAGGCGCTCGCCAACCGCCTCGAATCGCCGCTGGCGGGCCTTTCCCGGCTGAAGGAGAAGTCGGGCGACGCCTACCTTCCGGAAAGCGCGCTCGCCGCGGGCGAACGGCTGCACGCCGATTTCACCCGCGGCGGCCTCCAGCCGCGCATGACCATGTCCTGGGAGCCGCGCATCGCCGGCCGCCAGAAGGGCGAGGCCGGCGCGTCGCGCGACCTTACCGACACGGCGCTCGCCGCGCGCCTGCGCGTCGCCCGCGCCATCGAGGCGATGGGCCCCGAACTCTCGGGCGTCGCCCTCGACGTCTGCTGCTTCATGAAGGGGCTGGAAACCGTGGAACGGGAACGCCAATGGCCCGCCCGCTCCGCAAAACTCCTCCTGCGCGCCTCCCTGATGGCGCTCGCCCGGCACTATGCCCCGCCTGCCGCCGGTGAGCGACGGGCACATGCCTGGGGAACGGAAGGGTATCGGCCGGAACTGCCGCGCTGA
- a CDS encoding HAMP domain-containing sensor histidine kinase, giving the protein MAARLGAVAGVAGAGAADARPSASLRATTLALLAAVPGLPLALSAVLPASAALPAGVALAGAGALLSAAVTSVRRPKPLPHKSFAEAMAEAAPSDVSPYDLFAGLVTLHDARGFVTAVHGRDRADMLSWMRDPAGRGYLDQIHVSDRIAFLAAIDRLRQGGARETVDIRIDRPRIEVDAEQFMHMRVEMTALAGPDGALASVVAQSRDMSDEARLRNENARKAEEAESANDAKTRFLAAVSHELRTPLNAILGFSDILAGEYFGRLENDRQREYVGLIHQSGSHLLSVVNTMLDVSKIEAGRYELLTEPFLVADSVKACEQMLGLQAREKGIKLTSRVPRAIGEAVADQRAIQQILINLVGNAIKFTDRGGIVTIDAAREGRDLLLTVSDTGIGIPADKLASIGQPFMQVQNEYTRKYEGTGLGLSLVKGLVALHGGSFAVESRPGEGTVITIRIPADGAGVARDGELRPAASTVDFPPRLAAGAEKVYQPSDDGKDTQDERARQKTA; this is encoded by the coding sequence ATGGCAGCCCGTCTGGGCGCCGTTGCTGGCGTTGCTGGCGCGGGCGCTGCCGATGCGCGCCCCTCCGCCTCGCTGCGCGCGACGACGCTGGCGCTGCTTGCCGCCGTGCCCGGCCTGCCGCTGGCGCTCTCCGCCGTCCTGCCCGCTTCCGCCGCGCTTCCGGCGGGCGTCGCGCTTGCCGGCGCCGGCGCGCTGCTTTCGGCCGCCGTCACCTCGGTGCGCCGCCCGAAGCCGCTCCCGCACAAGAGCTTCGCCGAGGCGATGGCAGAAGCCGCGCCGAGCGACGTCTCGCCCTACGATCTCTTCGCCGGCCTCGTCACGCTGCACGATGCGCGCGGCTTCGTCACCGCCGTGCACGGCCGCGACCGCGCCGACATGCTCTCCTGGATGCGCGATCCGGCGGGCCGCGGCTATCTTGACCAGATCCACGTTTCCGACCGCATCGCCTTCCTCGCCGCCATCGACAGGCTGCGCCAGGGCGGCGCCCGCGAGACGGTGGACATCCGCATCGACCGCCCGCGCATCGAGGTGGATGCCGAGCAGTTCATGCACATGCGCGTGGAGATGACGGCGCTGGCCGGCCCCGACGGCGCGCTTGCCTCCGTCGTCGCCCAGTCGCGCGACATGTCCGACGAGGCGCGTCTGCGCAACGAGAATGCACGCAAGGCCGAGGAGGCCGAATCGGCCAACGACGCCAAGACGCGCTTCCTTGCCGCCGTCAGCCACGAGCTGCGCACGCCGCTCAACGCCATCCTCGGCTTTTCCGACATCCTCGCCGGCGAATATTTCGGCCGGCTGGAGAACGATCGCCAGCGTGAATATGTCGGGCTGATCCACCAGTCGGGCTCGCATCTCCTGTCGGTGGTCAACACCATGCTGGACGTCTCGAAGATCGAGGCCGGCCGCTACGAGCTGCTGACGGAGCCTTTCCTCGTCGCCGACAGCGTCAAGGCCTGCGAGCAGATGCTCGGCCTCCAGGCGCGCGAGAAGGGCATCAAGCTGACGAGCCGCGTGCCGCGGGCCATCGGCGAGGCCGTCGCCGACCAGCGGGCGATCCAGCAGATCCTCATCAACCTCGTCGGCAACGCCATCAAGTTCACCGACCGCGGCGGTATCGTCACCATCGATGCGGCGCGCGAGGGTCGCGACCTGCTGCTGACGGTCAGCGATACCGGCATCGGCATCCCCGCCGACAAGCTGGCGTCGATCGGCCAGCCCTTCATGCAGGTGCAGAACGAGTATACCCGCAAATACGAGGGCACCGGTCTCGGCCTGTCGCTGGTCAAGGGCCTCGTCGCGCTGCACGGCGGCAGCTTCGCCGTCGAGAGCCGGCCGGGCGAGGGTACCGTCATCACCATCCGCATTCCGGCGGACGGGGCGGGCGTGGCGCGCGACGGGGAGCTGCGGCCCGCGGCATCCACCGTCGATTTCCCGCCGCGCCTTGCAGCGGGGGCAGAGAAAGTTTACCAGCCATCGGACGATGGCAAGGACACGCAAGATGAACGCGCACGTCAGAAGACAGCCTGA